In one window of Hevea brasiliensis isolate MT/VB/25A 57/8 chromosome 10, ASM3005281v1, whole genome shotgun sequence DNA:
- the LOC131169288 gene encoding peroxidase 47-like, translated as MLLLESSLHPAKMAMSNILGMFLFMEMLASGFRFGVDGLSMDYYFMSCPFAEQIVKNTVTRALQADPTLAAGLVRMHFHDCFIEGCDGSILIDSTKDNTAEKDSPANLSLRGYEVIDDAKEELENQCPGIVSCADILAMAARDAVFWTGGPVYDIPKGRKDGRRSKIEDTINLPFPTFNASELIRQFGQHGFSAQEMVALSGAHTLGVARCASFKNRLNGGDPSVDSEFAKTMSKTCSGGDNAEQPFDPTRNTFDNFYYNALQRKSGLLFSDQTLFTSPRTRAIVNGYAFNQAMFFFDFQQAMLKMSMLDVKEGSKGEVRESCRKIN; from the exons ATGTTGCTGCTGGAATCTTCTCTACATCCGGCAAAGATGGCCATGTCTAATATTCTTGGTATGTTTTTATTCATGGAAATGTTAGCGAGTGGTTTTAGATTTGGAGTAGATGGGCTGAGCATGGACTATTACTTCATGAGTTGCCCATTTGCGGAGCAAATTGTGAAGAACACAGTTACACGTGCTTTGCAAGCTGATCCTACCCTAGCAGCTGGCCTTGTTAGAATGCATTTCCACGACTGCTTCATAGAA ggatgcgATGGGTCTATCCTTATTGATTCAACGAAGGATAACACAGCAGAGAAGGATTCCCCTGCAAATCTGAGCTTGCGAGGCTATGAAGTAATTGATGATGCAAAGGAGGAACTTGAAAATCAATGCCCAGGCATAGTTTCATGTGCTGATATCCTTGCAATGGCTGCTAGAGATGCAGTTTTCTGG ACAGGGGGTCCAGTATATGACATACCAAAAGGAAGAAAAGATGGAAGGAGGTCTAAAATAGAAGATACAATCAACTTGCCATTTCCCACCTTCAATGCCTCCGAGCTCATTAGGCAGTTTGGGCAGCACGGTTTCAGTGCCCAAGAAATGGTTGCTTTGTCTG gagcaCATACTCTAGGGGTGGCAAGGTGCGCATCCTTCAAAAATAGACTGAACGGTGGTGATCCTAGTGTGGATTCAGAGTTCGCAAAGACAATGTCAAAAACATGCAGCGGTGGAGACAACGCAGAGCAACCCTTTGACCCCACCAGAAACACATtcgataatttttattataacgcGCTCCAAAGGAAATCTGGACTTCTTTTCTCAGACCAAACCCTGTTCACTAGTCCCAGGACTAGAGCTATTGTGAACGGCTATGCATTTAATCAAGCCATGTTCTTCTTTGATTTCCAGCAGGCAATGCTCAAAATGAGCATGCTTGATGTTAAGGAAGGATCCAAAGGAGAAGTTCGAGAAAGTTGCCGCAAAATTAACTGA